In Rhizoctonia solani chromosome 6, complete sequence, the sequence AATTATCTCAGCTTCAATCGCAGTGAAATTGACCTGTTTCTAGTTACGTAGGCGGTGACCATGTTGGACTCTAAAACTGCTTCCTACAACGGACTTCTACGTCTTGATGAGCCCACCCTTGCCAATCACGTTCGCTTGCGTATATTAGAGTTTTCGATACTAAAGGTATACGTAGAAGATGCCAGCGTCACAGCTGAAATTGCTGGAGGCGCGCGACTCTGAATGATAATCCGTGTTTGAGCAAGAGCGAGAGCAAGAGGATGGTGAGAATGGCCACAAACCTTTCGAGGAATGCCGATATATGCTTACTTAATGATACATAGATAGCTACTAGTAGCTTGGAGGTCGGTAACGGGCTGCCTCTCCTCGGATTTTGTTTCGTGACTAAGCTCGTATGGTTCCTGTATTGACTATTTTCCAGCACATTGTCCGTTCCAGTGCCGCAGTCTTGGAGTTCTAGATTTGCTGGGACGTCAAGCCGGAGTGAGTAAAAGTACTTAGTTGTATACGTGGAAGTCCATAAGAGGAGAAGAGAGATGTTCAGAGAATTCCACAGGATCAAATTGGGCAACAGTTACTAATATCAAGCATTTACCCAAATAAGATATCATTGCGGTAACAACGAGCGCTGAATCGTATTAAGCTGATATGACCCCCTGTGGCCATTGGGGACTGCGGAAGAACCACGACACCAAGAGGAAGTACTTTATCTCGGTTTCAAACTGGTCATTTGGGTCGTTTAAAGGGTGCAGTTATATCCTTTCTGATATTGTGGCCCTcgtatgtatatatatgcgtactttAACTAAATCCCAATGTCCCGGAGGCACCATATAGTTTCATACACTTGTCTGTCGAGTACCATGAATAAGCAAGAAGGCAAGTACCGCGATCGTATAATGAGCGTATGTACAAGCCACAATGAAACACATTAATACAAATAACCCTTCAATGCACCACTAAAGATCCCGGGGGGTGGCCCAGGGATGAGAGTCTCAAGATTAGCATATGCAGCAATAACGTCTCTTAGTTAGATACCGTAGAAGTCATGTGTGATTTACATTTCAAAGGTAGAAGGTTCCTCTGTAGAATCCGTGAGCCATTAGCCATACTAGGGTCAATACACGAGTAATGTTGGCTCTATCCGTCTGGTGAGAATGGGGTTTGCAATCAAATATCAATTCATTCGAAATCAATACGACCCCAGTCAAGTACAAATCATAGCCCTATATATTGAAGCATCGCTCACGCCCGCCCTCAGGCAACGTCGCACTGGAGGAACCTGCCTCTATCAGCATTGGTATGGGTTATAACACCTTTTTCAACGAGCGCAGTCAATGACTTGGATAGCCGTTACGGGAACCAATTATACATACCACAGAAAGTAGCATCTGCGCCCTTTACACTACCAATGACAACACGATCGGGACCGGGATCACCGCCAGTGTAGACCTTCGACTTGAAGATAGGGAACTCGAAGAAAGGAGGCCGACAATCAGGCAAGAATTCGAAACCTAGCTCGGGCGTAAATGAAGGAAGTGAGGAAACATTTGAGAGATAAATGCGTACGCTCGTTGTTATTAAACTTGTGTGGATACTTGCTTCTTCCTATCTGTCCTGCTCTACCTTGTGGCACACGACTTGCAGCTACAAAGGCTGCAGTCTCGACTTCAGACGGGGTGAATTCAATTTCTGAAGGTATAAGCGTAGGTTAGTGCTTTGAGCTTTGAAACATTCTACCTTGACTTGCCTTCACAATTTGCTGCCACAACACCAGTAACTGTTCGTTTCAATAAATCAGGTGTCTCTGTGGTACGAGTAGGAAGCCCTGATGCAATTGCAGAGAGGGCTAGAATAACGAAGTTGTGAAGGAGAACCATAGCTGATTGAAGACAGAGAAGAAATTGTAGGAGGGTGCTTGTTATCGAAGAAAGCATCATTGAGTTCGTATATATACTAGAATGAAGGACTTGTGATGACTCCGCGCTGGCAAAAGGAGCGCCGGTCCCTCGATTTTCTTCCGTGATCGAACGCATACATTTTCCATTTTGGTTGTGTTCCGGTATACTGTCCGGTCGAATGTCGCATCTTGGCACTCTCGAATCGGTATGGCTGCCAAGGGGTCGTCATGGTAGATGTTTGGCTGCACCTGTGCAAGTCCATAAGAAGAGGAAGGCGATGAACGGACTTGACGGGACCGAATCGGGGTACTGTGCCTGACATCGGATTTGATGAATGGCCGTTTGATTGAATAATCGTCAGGGGTAACAGCTAGCGCCGGCCGCCAGTCGAGGCACTGTGCCTATCAGTGTTGCATGCTCGTGCTTGTCGAATGACTCATGATGTGTTTCAAGGATAGGTGCTCTCGACCATTTAGTCTGTGTGGTACAAACTCATGTACTGACTGAGTCCGATCGAGGACCACATAAATCCACTCAAATGAGTTTTGTTTAAAAAATTCAATTGTTCTCTTCATTGAACCACCCGTTTACCCAAGTTAAAAGTacaaagaaatgaaaaatgAAAGACTTTTAGTCGCACTGCAGGAAGTTATTTCCGCTAGCGCCGTAGTGAGTAATAACAtctataaaaggcaatataAGCATCCTCCAAAATTCCAAACACATTTGCCCAACGAGGCTTACCACAGAACGCAGCGTTAGAGCCCGAAACACTACCAATGACAACGCGGTTGTAGCTTGGGTCACCACCAGTGTAAACCGACGAGCGGAAAAGCGGAAATTCATAGTAGGGCGCGCGGCAGCCAGAGTTGAAAGTGAAGCCTGGAGGATTAAATTTCAACTGTGAGTCATGGGGAGTTGTTTTGGAATTCAAGAAGAGTTCGCTCACCTTCCCTGTTATTGAAAACGTGGGGGTAGCTGTTGCTTCCAACGGTAGTGCCGCGCGAGACGTGGGTTGCGGCGGCAGAGGCGGCAGCAGCGACTTGAGCGGCAGTGAAGGTGAAACCTGTACATTCAGGTCAGTTGAAGATTGAGTACTTTGAGTTCTGCTATAGAGTATTACCATCGCAGTCAGCAGCAGTTACGCCGCTAATGGTGCGTTTATCGAAAGGTGTTGTCTTGGTCGGAGCTGGAATAGCGAGCGCAAGCCCAGAAAGAGCGACGACAACGACAGTTTGAAGGAGGGTGTACATGGCGAAGATGATAGACCTAAGAGGGGCTCAAGAGAGTAGCAAAAGAGCAAGACAGGATGATATTCAAGCAGTCTCCAGACCGTCCGTTTTTAAAATCTTCGTGACGATACTCTTGGCATGCTCTCGTTAATTTTGAGCAAGCGCCTCTCCTCTACTTCTGCCCATACAAAAAAGTCTTCCAAAGCGCTCGCACATGTGTGGTTTCCCTATCGGTATAGAGCCTACGAGTGCGCAGCATTGATAAACGTGCGTACACGTTCTTGGCACGCTCGAGATATAACACTCCCGGGCAACATCGGCAACAAGAACCCAACAATTCCCTCGCGAAGCGTACAGTTGCATGCATCGAATGGTTGTTTCATGTGGACGAGTCTGTCACGAGGAGTGTGGACGGGTTGATAAGGCAAGTCGATCGAAGTCATCGTCGGGTATCACGAAATGGAGTAATTAACAATACATGAGCTCCACATGTCACGTGGCTTGGGCGCCTACCTGCTCTCGTGATGTCAACCTTCATCATCGACTTGGTTCGCATTCTTGCGCAACAATTTGATACTTGACATACTTGGATTAGACCTTATTATCATACAATACAAAATGTTCCCAAGGGCCCTTATCTTTATAGCAAACGGAACTGAGGAGATGGAGTTGTAAGCACCGCCTATCAGACAGATTCATTCGATCATGCGC encodes:
- a CDS encoding guanyl-specific ribonuclease F1, whose protein sequence is MTSIDLPYQPVHTPRDRLVHMKQPFDACNCTLREGIVGFLLPMLPGSVISRACQERVRTFINAAHSSIIFAMYTLLQTVVVVALSGLALAIPAPTKTTPFDKRTISGVTAADCDGFTFTAAQVAAAASAAATHVSRGTTVGSNSYPHVFNNREGFTFNSGCRAPYYEFPLFRSSVYTGGDPSYNRVVIGSVSGSNAAFCDVITHYGASGNNFLQCD